A region from the Paraburkholderia youngii genome encodes:
- a CDS encoding HAD-IC family P-type ATPase produces the protein MSSVESATPWHAMPAGDIERQFNVDPAQGLDAAEAAGRLATYGPNRLPQGKKRGPVARFLMQFHNILIYVLLVAGFIKFMMGLWLDGTVILAVVILNSLLGFIQEGRAEKALDSIRNMLSAEARVMRGGAVRLIPADELVPGDIVLLESGDKIPADMRLVDARNLHTEEAALTGESLPAEKSTAPVPAKATVGDRENMAFCGTMVLSGRATGVVVTTGSHTELGRINQMLAEVSALETPLLRQIKKFGYVITAVIAVVSVLLFSYGHWLGHMTFVELFQAIVGIAVSVIPEGLPALITITLAIGVQRMAQRNAIIRRLPAVETLGAVSRICSDKTGTLTLMEMMVTSAVTAEAGYSVTGDGYASEGQVSADGKPLGAAPDVLKLMGRVSLLCNDAELFEEEGKWKVEGDPTEGALYPFASKLGMDRAAETAAAPRINVIPFESEHKFMATLNRSADGEMLLVKGAPEVIIDHCDRQQTAQGPVPLDREHFAREGDRLAAQGERVLGLAWLPDPGLRTGTLGPQDLPRTLVLLGLVGLMDPPRKEAIEAVRECHGGGIRVTMITGDHKITAAAIARMLGIGDGKTAVSGAEIEAMNDAALQECVRSVDVFARASPEHKLRLVKAIQANRQIVAMTGDGVNDAPALKKADIGVAMGIKGTEVTKEAAGMILADDNFASISAAVKEGRTVYNNIEKAMLFMLPTNIAQGAVIAVAILFAFTLPITAPQILWVNMVTSVALGLTISFEPHEADVMRRSPRAIDRPIVTRFGIWRILFVGAALVLYTLSTFFWMKSHGASDDLARTAAVNAITLGQVFYLLNIRYLLDSSLTVRAHMGNRHLWYGIAGVVVLQLLFTYTFPFQAVFHTEALPLSAWGWLFAGGVLFFLVVELEKLVFRLTPALRGFVTSQQEGGAALRNDPTG, from the coding sequence ATGAGCTCAGTTGAGAGTGCGACGCCGTGGCATGCGATGCCGGCCGGTGACATCGAACGGCAGTTCAACGTCGATCCCGCGCAGGGCCTCGATGCCGCGGAAGCGGCCGGGCGGCTGGCCACCTATGGGCCGAACCGCCTGCCGCAGGGCAAGAAGAGAGGGCCGGTCGCACGCTTCCTGATGCAGTTCCACAACATTCTGATCTACGTGCTGCTCGTGGCCGGTTTCATCAAGTTCATGATGGGCCTGTGGCTCGATGGCACGGTCATTCTTGCCGTCGTGATTCTCAACTCGCTGCTCGGCTTCATTCAGGAAGGACGCGCCGAGAAGGCGCTCGATTCGATTCGCAACATGCTGTCCGCCGAGGCGCGCGTGATGCGTGGTGGAGCGGTTCGCTTGATCCCCGCCGATGAACTCGTTCCTGGCGACATCGTGCTACTGGAATCGGGCGACAAAATCCCGGCGGACATGCGTCTCGTCGACGCGAGGAATCTGCACACGGAAGAAGCGGCTCTCACGGGCGAATCCCTCCCGGCCGAAAAGAGCACCGCGCCGGTGCCCGCCAAAGCGACGGTCGGCGACCGCGAGAACATGGCTTTCTGCGGCACGATGGTCCTGTCGGGCCGGGCAACCGGCGTCGTGGTGACGACCGGCAGCCATACGGAGCTTGGCCGGATCAACCAGATGCTCGCCGAAGTCAGCGCGCTCGAGACACCGCTGCTGCGCCAGATCAAGAAATTCGGCTACGTCATCACGGCGGTTATCGCCGTTGTCAGCGTGCTGCTGTTCTCCTATGGGCATTGGCTCGGACACATGACGTTCGTCGAGCTGTTCCAGGCCATCGTCGGGATTGCGGTGTCGGTGATCCCGGAAGGCCTGCCGGCGCTGATCACCATCACGCTCGCCATCGGCGTGCAGCGGATGGCGCAGCGCAACGCCATCATTCGCCGCCTGCCAGCGGTCGAAACGCTGGGCGCCGTCTCGCGCATCTGCTCGGACAAGACGGGCACGCTGACCCTGATGGAGATGATGGTGACCTCCGCCGTGACGGCGGAAGCGGGCTATTCCGTTACCGGCGACGGCTACGCCAGCGAAGGACAGGTCAGCGCCGATGGCAAGCCGCTCGGCGCCGCGCCGGACGTGCTGAAGCTGATGGGCCGTGTGTCGCTGTTGTGCAACGACGCCGAACTCTTCGAGGAAGAAGGGAAATGGAAAGTGGAGGGTGACCCGACCGAGGGTGCGCTCTATCCGTTCGCTTCCAAGCTGGGCATGGACCGTGCGGCCGAGACCGCGGCCGCGCCGAGGATCAACGTGATTCCGTTCGAGTCCGAGCACAAGTTCATGGCGACGCTGAACCGCTCGGCCGACGGCGAGATGCTGCTGGTCAAGGGCGCGCCTGAGGTGATCATCGATCATTGCGACCGCCAGCAAACGGCGCAAGGCCCGGTGCCGCTCGATCGCGAGCATTTCGCAAGAGAGGGCGACCGGCTCGCCGCGCAAGGCGAGCGCGTGCTCGGGCTGGCGTGGCTGCCGGACCCGGGCCTGCGTACGGGGACTCTCGGGCCGCAGGACCTGCCGCGCACCCTCGTATTGCTCGGCCTCGTGGGTCTGATGGACCCGCCGCGCAAAGAGGCGATCGAGGCCGTGCGCGAATGCCACGGCGGGGGCATCCGCGTGACGATGATCACGGGCGACCACAAGATCACGGCGGCGGCAATCGCAAGAATGCTGGGCATCGGCGACGGCAAAACGGCCGTGTCCGGCGCCGAGATCGAAGCGATGAACGACGCGGCGCTGCAGGAATGCGTGCGCAGCGTCGACGTGTTCGCGCGCGCGAGTCCCGAGCACAAGCTGCGGCTCGTCAAGGCGATCCAGGCGAATCGGCAGATCGTCGCGATGACGGGCGACGGCGTCAACGATGCGCCCGCGCTGAAGAAGGCCGACATCGGCGTCGCGATGGGGATCAAGGGCACCGAGGTGACGAAAGAGGCGGCGGGGATGATCCTCGCCGACGACAATTTCGCGTCGATTTCCGCGGCTGTGAAGGAGGGGCGCACGGTCTACAACAACATCGAGAAGGCGATGCTGTTCATGCTGCCGACCAATATCGCGCAAGGCGCGGTGATCGCGGTGGCGATCCTGTTCGCCTTCACGCTGCCGATCACGGCGCCGCAGATCCTGTGGGTCAACATGGTGACTTCGGTCGCGCTCGGCCTGACCATTTCTTTCGAGCCGCACGAGGCCGACGTGATGCGCCGCTCGCCGCGCGCAATCGACCGGCCGATCGTCACGCGTTTCGGCATCTGGCGCATCCTGTTCGTCGGCGCGGCGCTCGTGCTCTATACGCTATCGACCTTCTTCTGGATGAAGTCGCACGGGGCGTCGGATGATTTGGCGCGCACGGCCGCGGTCAACGCGATTACGCTGGGCCAGGTGTTCTATCTGCTCAACATCCGGTATCTGCTCGATTCGTCACTGACCGTGCGCGCCCATATGGGCAATCGTCATCTGTGGTACGGGATAGCCGGGGTCGTGGTGTTGCAGCTTCTATTCACCTATACGTTCCCGTTCCAGGCCGTTTTCCACACCGAGGCTTTGCCGTTGTCGGCGTGGGGGTGGCTCTTTGCTGGTGGCGTCCTGTTCTTCCTCGTGGTGGAACTGGAGAAGCTCGTCTTCCGACTCACCCCCGCATTGAGAGGATTCGTGACTTCGCAACAGGAGGGCGGTGCGGCCTTGCGCAATGATCCGACGGGGTAG